From a single Sus scrofa isolate TJ Tabasco breed Duroc chromosome 13, Sscrofa11.1, whole genome shotgun sequence genomic region:
- the LOC100621657 gene encoding olfactory receptor 5H8-like — protein sequence MKKENATLLTEFILTGLTHQPEWQIPLFLLFLVIYLITIAGNLSLIALIWNEHHLHIPMYLFLGNLAFVDAWISSTVTPQLLVSFFAKSKQISLTECKIQFFSFATSATMECFLLAAMAYDRYVAICKPLLYPVIMTNRRCIWLLVSSFLGGLFHAILHNVFLLRLTFCNSNIIHHFYCDIVPLFKISCTDPSINFLMVFIFSGSIQVFTILTVAVSYIPVLFTILRKKSVQGIRKAFSTCGTHLLSVPLYYGPLLFMYVRPGSSQGDNQDMMYSLFYMIIIPLLNPIIYSLRNKKVIDSLVNVLKRNV from the coding sequence atgaaaaaggaaaatgcaacaCTGCTGACAGAATTCATTCTCACAGGACTTACACATCAACCAGAGTGGCAAATCCCCCTGTTCCTGCTCTTCTTGGTGATATATCTCATCACCATTGCGGGGAACCTCAGTCTGATTGCTCTCATATGGAATGAACATCACCTTCACATTCCCATGTACTTATTCCTTGGGAATTTGGCCTTTGTGGATGCCTGGATATCCTCCACAGTGACACCCCAGCTGCTGGTCAGTTTCTTTGCCAAGAGCAAACAGATATCTCTCACTGAATGtaagatacaatttttttcctttgcaaccAGTGCAACCATGGAATGCTTTTTGCTGGCAGCAATGgcatatgatcgctatgtggccatatGCAAACCATTACTTTATCCAGTGATTATGACCAACAGACGGTGCATCTGGCTGTTAGTTTCATCATTTTTAGGTGGCCTTTTTCATGCCATACTTCACAATGTTTTCTTATTAAGATTAACCTTCTGTAATTCTAACATAATACATCACTTTTACTGTGACATAGTACCACTGTTTAAGATTTCTTGTACTGATCCTTCCATTAATTTTCTGATGGTATTCATTTTCTCTGGGTCAATACAGGTGTTTACCATTCTAACTGTTGCTGTTTCTTATATACCTGTTCTCTTtacaatcttaagaaagaagtcTGTTCAAGGCATAAGGAAGGCATTTTCCACTTGTGGAACCCATCTCCTATCTGTCCCTTTATACTATGGGCCTCTCCTCTTCATGTATGTGCGCCCTGGATCATCACAAGGAGATAATCAAGATATGATGTATTCTCTGTTTTATATGATTATAATTCCTTTGTTAAATCCAATTATTTACAGCTTGAGAAATAAGAAAGTCATAGATTCACTGGTAAAtgtgttaaaaagaaatgtttag